In Synchiropus splendidus isolate RoL2022-P1 chromosome 15, RoL_Sspl_1.0, whole genome shotgun sequence, the genomic stretch ATATGAATTATGGTATTATGGAATTATTTACTTCGACACAACTCATGCCTGCCTTAACTACGTCCCTCAAAATAGTATACTAATGTCTTGGGGCACCTCAAACTACAAAACCTGTCTCACAGATCACAAGTTTCTGTGACCTCATTAAAACAATGGTGTTCCAGAAAGAGCAAGCTTGGcatcatttttacgtttgcctgAAGATACGTACCGGCAGGACCGGCATGGGTACTGTTATGGGTATCATTTTAACTGCTGTTATGTTGCGTCCCCTGCGACCGGTCACCCCCTTGACCATCCGATTTTTAGCACTGAAACTCTGACAACAGGATATCATAAGCACGCACACCAGTTGCTATCACTGAATCAGCAAGTTTTTTGTGTGAGTTCAggtgtgttttttgtgtgtgtggcatgAGAGGAAAAGGAAGCAGTGCACAACCAGTGGACAGTCAGGGGCCACCGTCATTGTTGCCATACAAAAGCAACATGGACACGGAGTCCCTCTTCCCTTTCCATGACCACCCAAGTCAGTTCAACAATGGTCACCACAGAGCCACTGCTAACgcaccaacacaaacaaacataccCTTGGTGTCACGCTGAGGAGGAACTTTGGTGGAAGTGTTGGCTGGCACGGTCGCAGCACCGACGTGGCAGAACGTCTACTGTGGATCAGCACGTCTCTGTGTCCCACCATTCCAGGTCGAAGGGCCGTGAACACAAGGTCCTAAATCATagttacatacacacacaaagcatTAACAATTAATGACAGAAATGAAGAGAGTTTAACAACAGAACCGAAAACAAGTGGGTGATACCGAATTTACTGAGCACCAAACAAGCTCAAAACCCATGACAACCCATCCTAAAATAAGATGGATGAGCTGATAATCTTAACAGCAACGGCACTGAAATGATGTGTTAGTTGACCACACataaaccagaaaaaaaagtgcgtGTGATCTTTTCTACAGACGTTTAAATGGATACACAGTGCCCCCTAAAGGCAGGTAACGGCAACGATTGCCTTCGATCTGCCTTGGTACACTGGTGTTTATTAGATCAGATGTAAGATGTTTTTCCACATTAACACTGCTACTGACCAACTGAAAAGCACAATGGTTGTTCACGGTATGAGCCAAAACATTCACCCATCATGCAGAGGCCGCATGGTCGAAATATGATTCATGACTAACTAAGTTTAGAAAACAGGGGCAAaaactggatttaaaaaaattattattcGATCAAGTTAGTTTTTTAGGAGTCACATTTACTCCTCAATTGTCCAAGGAGTGCCAGCGGCTCCATGATTCAAGTAAAATTGGCAGCTTGGTCCATCACTGGGATCATGTTCGCCTCAAGAGGAAGCTCAGGGCAGAGAGCACTGTATACAAACACTCTGGGGGGAAATCTAGGCAGTGCATCCCACAGGATAGAAAAAAAGGCTTAACAATTCATAAGTTTCTCACCTGAAGGACAGGGCCAGTGTGAATGTTGGGGAAAGCTGTAGGTCTGTCTAGCCACACAATTAGGTCTGTACTGGTAAGACACTTAGTGAGGGGCTGtgacgccccctgctgtcccattTCTTCCAGTTGGTCGCCTTCTTCAAACAGGCGACGACAATGGAGCCGGTAGGCAGATTTCAAGGACAGGTAAAGAGCTAACCATCTGAGTGAAGAAATACACAACATAATTTCAAAAAATCTTTTTAGCAGGCTTCAATTCAAAACGTACAAACGCACCTGACTAAATTTCCCTGTAACATTAGATTGGACATCTCTGTAGGTGACACGTCAATGAAGCGCAGGAAGGAAAAGCAGCTTCCTTTGTCTTCCTCTGAAAATGGTAAATCATCAACAAAATGTTAACTTGGTATGACTATAAAGGGTGTTGAATAGAAAACTCTCCATTTCAGTGAGCATTTCTACCTCaaataacacaacacaaatcTTATCGATCTCAATTACAAAAGACAATTCATACTGCATTTTAATATAGACAATTATCATTACCTTTATCACAAAAGGCTATGGTACTGACTTTTGCATTACAGTAGTGAAAGTACAAAATGGCAAGTGTGGAACACACAATTGTACtgcagtgatgaaaaaaaaagtgaaaaaaatggaagaatgatTAGATCGATTTACagtcaaataaaatgaagcatCAAGAttagatgaaataaaatgaggaaTTAAATCTCACTAAATTTTGGCAAGAAACGGCTTGAAAGAGTTGACACAAGTGAATGATCATCAGATAACATCATGATAAAAGATTCACGCTCACCTTTCCTGTGAAATAGAGACTGCTGGATGTGATGCGGGGAGAACGGGGACAATAACACTTGAAGCAACCTGTAGAGGATGTGCGATGAGTAACATTGTAAATTGAGCAGAAACGGGAAGCAGCTTGGTCGATATAGAGAGAAACTTTCAAGTCTTAAGTGACTCACTTTTTCTTGGCCTGGTTGTGTGAGTGTAGAAGACCATTTCGGTAGAGGAACTTGGACAGGGCATAAGGTTTCAGGGTCATGTAGAAGGGAGAGCGTGTGTCCTGACGCTCAAACAGGTCTGGGTGATTGCACACCTGCCAACACAGACTCCTGTTACTGACTCAATAACTCGACAAAAGAGCAAAGAATCTCACCTTGCGGAACTGCATGACCAGGTTCATGAGGGAGGAGGTGGTGTTGTGAGCCTGCTGTGCCGTCCCCATGGACGACTGCAGCAGATCCTCAATGGAGATCTTGTTCCTGAGGGCTTGGTAGAGGAGCCTCTGCCGGGTGGTCAGCTGACAGTATGTTAGGATCTCAATCTGGGAAGAGTAAAAATGTGATTAACTACTCAGTCAATAACATGCGATTGCATGCTAGCAGAAAACTAGCTTCATTATCTTTTGCCTCAGCAGACCAAATTTGGCAGAGAAATGTTGTAGGGCCTGGCACGGTGCCTTCTATTCTAGTCAGGTTTAAACCCCACAGTTCACTTCACTACACTCCATACGTTTTGCATTAGCACACTCAGTGTTCTGTGCACCTAagcagctcagaggaaaacacAACCAGAACATGGCACTGATGTCATGCAGTAAATAGAAGACCACAGGTGGGCTGCAACAGCTCATGTTCTCAAATGCTCTCTAATCCAAGGGATCCCAGACCAGTCCAGTCAAGAGTCTAGGGACTGGTTCAGTTTTGTTCACACATATAGGGAAACACCTCATTGTTACATCAAGTCCTCGGAGTCCAGCTGTCAATCAGCCATACACAAAACATGAACTGAGGCCCGTCTGATCAATTTCACGCTCTCGCTAATTCCAGTTCAAGTCATGTGATAAAGCCACATTTTAACACAGCATTAAAAGGCACATAAACTGCCTTCCAAATCATTTTAACATATATTAAATGCATTCACACAATGCACTTTATTAATGGCAAAAAATAGTCTTATTATGTCCAAGTACTAAGGGACTTTAAGGGACAATTAAGGTActtattttaatttagtttcTGATCATGTATTAGAACTGAAAATCAACAACAGAGACCAATCCAATTATgaatacacattttaaatacaggTTCAGCTAGATGTCATGAAGACCATGATGTTATTTTTCCCAAGTCTAGAACAACAACACTAGCAGCTAAGAACCATGGGAGAATTCCACCAGCACAAAGTGCTTTGAAACAAATCAGAGTTGAGCTGGCAAAACAACATGTTGGGGAGAAAAAAGTAAACAAGTGAGATGTGGCAGGTCGATGAACCCTGTCACTCCCCGATCACTGTTTTGACTCTCCCACCATGTTTGATTGAGTGGGTGAcatgtgtgtgacagtgagagTCCAACATCTGTCAGGAGAATCTGCCAGCACACACATCACTCACAGGCTTATTACAACATCTCTGTGTCAGCGAGCAGCGACGGGAGACGGATGGATGAGGGGAGCAAGTGCAAGGACACAAGGAAAGAGCTCAACCTGTGTGGCGCAAACAATTTACGACCACACATTTGTCAAGTGTGTGACAAgttgatgctgttttttttgccttcaccaaatgaaaaggttttgtggcaCAAAATTGACAAAATGACATACAGAgatacatttttcacttttaatttcATCAAGActgaacaaatgatgatgtgaaAAGGCATACAAATAACTTTTGTACTTTTAACTTTGTACCTTATCTGAGAGCTCATTCTCCACATCTTTCTTGATCCTGCGCAGCATGAAGGGCTTGAGGATCATGTGAAGCCTGGAGAGCTGGTCTGGAGAACAAACATTTGCgtttaaaacattatttttctcttaAATGCAGTTGCTCAGTGCTCACTCTCGTCTATGGCAGACTTGTTCTCAGCATGACTCTCGATGTCCTTGGAGAACCACTCGTTGAACTCTTCGTGGGAATCAAACAGCGTAGGCATGATGAAGTGAAGTAGAGCCCACAGCTGAGGAACAGTAACAACACGGAACATCAACAGTTGGAGTTTATACAAACTGAGGAGGGTCAAGCTGCGTCGGTAACATAATgagacacacgcacgcacgcacgcacgcacgcacgcacgcacgcacgcacgcacgcacgcacgcacgcacgcacgcacgcacgcacgcacgcacgcacgcacacacgcacacacacacacacacacacagccaaccTCCGCCATGGTGTTCTGAATGGGTGTCCCTGTAAGCAGCAGTCGGTTGCGACATTGAAACTGAAGCAGGATTTTCCAGCGGACgctgaaaagttaaaaaaattaattaatgtCATGTTAGAGGTGGTTCAAGAAAAGGTGTCGACGTGTAAaatgtgaaacacatttttctgccTGCAAGAAACATTTAAGGACTCAAATCTAAGAGAAGAGATATATTTGAAATCATAATATCACAGGGAACATCAGTCACACTTTAGGTTGGGGGCCATATATTATATACTACTACTTGAGCTAATTACTAGTTTGTTAACTGTTAATAATCAGGTGTTGTTCAGAGAGGACTTTCAATGACCATTCCAGGGCAAAATATTGTCAGGCTTAATATTATTACAGGCTAAAGTGTTGCTAATAGACATTTGAATAAGTAGTTAATTTGTGGCAACTATCAAAAAGCAGTATGATGGGAAAGGAtataaattcaaaataatataGAAGTTTtataagagaaaaaaacattacaataGTGAGACATTAAAAGCAAGGTATTGTGGGAATGGAAAAATtacattatgtatttattatactAACAATTAATTTTTAAAGTGATCTGAAGCTTAAGAAAATGTTAAGTTAAAAACTGGCAATGTAAACATttggaaaaagacaaatgatcgaaaaatatttgtgaaattAATAACCCAAATATCACCTGGTACTGCTTTTCAGTGCTTGGGCCTCATCCAGAACCATGTACTGCCACTTGACTCTTTGGAAGTACTTCACATCCTGAACCACGAGCTGGTAGCTCGTGATCACCACATGGAATGGTGCATTCTGGGTGTAGAGGGTTTTCTTCATAACGAAGAGCAAaaatgaaaagggaaaaaaggacACAATTCAAATCATGACTCATCAGAATCCAGAAAACGTATTAGCAATTCTACAGGAATAAATTGGGTGGAAGCAAATACACATACGTTTAGGTTTCTTCTATGACTGATATTTAAGTTAATACATTTTCAGATGTTTTGACATCAAAACCAGAGCACTGATATAAACAACTGTAACAAGGAAAGGGCAAGAGTACACGTTTCGTGTCGCCTCTGATTCTCACCTGGCTCCAGAATTTTCTGATAACCTTACGATCATGAGGGTTGCCCCAGTAGGGCAGAACCTGTTGGAAAGTAAAAGTTAGCAAGAGTGAAGTTGCATCATAATCTGAAACACAACGCATCACTGACGCGAAAACTAAAGAGGATCACAATCTGATGAGACAAGTCTATAAACAACAAACTAAAAGTTACTATAGTGACGGGTCAACACATTCAATATGTGCGCCTACAGTGACAGAGATTATCTACTTAAATGCAATTTTCAGTGGTGTATAAAATGACATGTGATGACTATATGATGACGAATTCACTTAAAAATTAAGAGTGCCTTAAACATTTGGATTGCATTTTGAAATACTGTAAATACAAGACCGTGCTCTTCCCAGAGGAAACAGCCCGGCATAACATCATGTATGAATCATGGTGGAGTTGTTGATGTTAGAATGTGATGTGAACAGATTTACACATCATTACATCACTCAGCACCATTGTTTCCAGTCGCTCATGCTCTAAGTGTTCAGGAAGCTTATCTGTAAATTCAGTAATAAGCTCTTTTCACAGCTCATTAGCAAAACACACTGGAGCCGATTTATTTTCGGTCCCGCGAGACAAATTGATTGATTGAGAAGATTGTCTGTCGCTTAGAAGAATGCACAAGGCCATCCAGAGCCTAGTTGGACCATACATAAACATAACTGTAGTGCATTTCACTTAGTCACTGGCCTTTCATCCACTCGTGTTTTCAACCAGGCAGCTCTGAAAAATGTGACGACGCAACGTCGCCTCCTAGTGAGCGTTTTTCTGTTAATTTCGTTGGAAAAATCGCCTAAATTGAaaccctttttttattttatttcaatgactTTATCGGTTTTAACGAACAATGAAGACAAGAGATTGAGCATTAAAATCCACATGGGTTATATAACATTGTATCTATCACTTTCAAAATGTAATACTTGTAAAAATTAATTACTAATGATGTTAAACACTCCACTTTTATTtagattatattattattaagtggaacaaacaagaaaggaagaagaggaaaaacaaaaactgaaatacTCCACTTGCGGTTGAATGCAAACTACATGAATGTACAGAATGAATACACCATTCTGATAATGCTGTAATgttgcgtgtgcgtgtgttggaTGTGCCTTTGTAGTGTAGGGATTTATTGCTGTGTTTCCTACAATTCTCGCTATTGTCTACTGTGGACGGTACCACGCTATACAGCATCATTGTGCAGGTGTTTCCGCCGCTGTGCTTACTCAGCACCTCCTACCTTGAATTTGGGCACAAAGCGGGTGAACTCCTGGTGCCAGTTGTTGAGTGTGGACGCAGGGGAGATGATCAGGAACGGGCCCCAGATGTTGTCTCTCTATACAGGGATATATCAATGAGAACAGCAGGTGTTTCGATGCACGAACCCCCAAAACAGGAAGCTGAACATGCACCTTCCTTTCCCTGAAGTTACTCATTTCAGCCAAACTGATTACAAACGGGGAATTCAGCTGTTTTACAACAATGAAACGTGACTTGtcaaaggaaatgaaatgagGGATATATGTGGGAGGAAGCAGCTGCATGTACCAAAACCTTCAATTTCACTTGAATgagaaaaaatgaggaaaactaATTGAATTGACTAGTTCTCTCCCACCTCTGCTAGGTGGGCCAGCAGGGCAATGCTTTGCACTGTCTTCCCAAGTCCCATCTCGTCTGCCAGGATCCCATTGATTCCCTTCAGATAAGAAAATACTTATTATTTTCcggaaaaacaacacattcataGTTAAACAAAGACGTCATATACTCCAAAGCTACCTGTTCATAGAGGTTGGCAAGCCAGTTCATGCCCTTTAACTGGTAACCTTTCAGCTTTCCATTGAAAATTGTGGGCTGAGGGATGTCTTCCCCAGCCTGAATGGACGGGTTTGAGAGGCTGTAACTCTCACCAAAGCCAGATCCGGCCCCTAAAGAAGAGGTCCCTGCATCATGTTGGGACGCACTTCGGCTGTCCTTCGCTTCCTCGTCAAACATGCGCGTCTGTGGAAACACATGAAGAAGTCAGCATTCAGACTTCAAGTCACAAAAGGCCGGGTTAAGGTGGATTCATTTACTCTCTCCTGATGAATCCGGAAGGCTTCCTTGGCATTCCTCAGGGCTTGGGACTTGTAATAATCACTATCTGGAATTAAACACAGGACAGCGAGGCTTAGATTCAACTATTACAGAAAACGTCACACACATAAAGACAAATCCAATTGAACGTTTTGTAAAGGTACATACTATAGTCCTCCTGTCCCATGTTGACCATCACACCCCCTCCGATGTCAATCTGACGTTGCGCCGCATTGTCCTCCAGCTTTTTCAGAATCTCCTCCTGAGCTTCGTCCCCTCCTGCTCCGCTGACTGCAGCTTTGCCACTCATGAAGTGAGCGTACAGCTCCGTCTGCGTGATGAGGAAGTTGAGTTTCCGCTGCTGGCGCTTagcctgaaattaaaaaatgaaagattatcattattattattattggcctTCTTCTAAAGAACAAATGATACgctcacctccttcatctcctcatcaAGTTTACGCTGCTCCAGCGCCTCCTTTTCCGCTCTCTTCCGGTGCTCCTTCTCCACCTTGTCATACTTCTTCCAGTACAGCATCATCTCCTTTGTTAGCCGACGAGCTCGTGGTAATGTTTCTTTACAGTTCTTCTGAGCTTGGATGGCAGCACGTCTGACTTCACGCATGCACTGGTGCgccaactgcagcaggaagacatCAAGTTTTTACCAGAACTAGTCATTGAAATTTTTAGAACTTTATATTCTTTGACTTGCCTTTTTAGCATTGGTCAACACCAGGTTCTTGGCTGAAGTCTTCTGCTTAAAGGTCTGTACAATAAGGCAACACAGGCTCTTAATTTGTGGTTGAAAAACGAAAAGAAACCAATGGGAGCACAAACCTTTGGGATCTCCTTTTTGGCAATTGTTAGCCAAACCTTCCTTCTTCTTGCGTTTAGCTGCTCGATCGTCAGGTGCTTCTTCTTCACGATGGGCATCGGAGCATCATGGGAAAACTTGGCAAAGATCTTGGTGACATAAGGCTGGCCCTCGTCCAGAAACTCTCCTTCGTcccgcttcttcttcttctttactttttttaatttcgctatgaaaacaaaaacattcacaatgttgtttactCATCAACTACTTCAGCTATGATGATCATCCAGTCAATTTGAGGGCACCGTATTTTACAATGAGGTGCAAAACATATAATCATCTGCAGTTCTAGTTCATAAAAATATCTATTTGTTGACATATTTAGATTAGGGCAACTCTCACaccaatacatttcattttatttagtaACCACACACCAAATTTGCATTGAGTTACATTCACGTTAATTtgtaatatttcaaatattgtgtttattaGAAATATTGAGAGCATAAACACAACACCAAATTAGCATTACAACAGACACTTCATATTACCTTTGAATTTTTTATCGTctttaattttcttcttttttggtcctaggaggtggcgctgttgctcATAGTAGAGGTCCTGAGTGGAGAGGAGTCCCGTGCTGTAGAACTGGTACTGTTGAAGCTGCCCAAGTGCAAACAGAATTGTGTTTATTGCAGCGAGAACACAGCTCAAACCTGTAAGACTCTCTTAAATGTTCTTTCTACCATGCAAAGATTGAAGATAGATAATAATCTACGATACTCAGAATAAGATTTCCAGAATCAAAAGTGCATCAGTACCTCACGGTCCGTGTGGAACTTGCCCTGATGCTGCCTGGTGTAACGGTGGAGTCTCAGCATGTCATGCAGTTCCTCCCGAGACAGGCTGAAGTCAGAGTCATCGGAGTCTGTGTCCGAGTCTGTTGTGTTGTCACTTAACAGGATGCTCTGTGGAGGACAGGCACGTCACATACTGTAGCAAATAAGACACAAGAGTGTGTTCTTTACCTTCAGCCACTTCCGGTTCTTCTTCAGCTTGGAGAAATTGTAAAGGCCAGTTTTGTCTGGCTTTTGCTCTGATGGGATGAAACAGCACAGGTTACACACTGACACAAAGATTACGTCATcctcaaaatattttcagtatttaaaGATAAATATTGCTCGAAAAACTCATTTTCTCAgctgaaatattgcaaaatatatttgcaattACTCAAAACTCCTTTGTAACCCCCCCATCATTATTTTAAGACCTCAGTATTTCAGCCTCAGCTGGCAATGTAAATATCTCATATATCTAAAAACGAAATGTTTTCTGTCATGCAATCAAATATCTAACGTGAATTAATAAATTCATTATTGAAATGGTTCAACTTTTCGTGGTTCAGTTAAACCCCAAGTAACaacataaaatgtttattttctctttacATTTCAAGTCAACATTTTGTTTATAATTTACCGTCAGCCTGGCCCTCAATACCGCAACAGTATCTCATGTGACGCTTTATGAAAATGAACATGACACAATGAGAGATTACTCCAGCTTGAACTGAATAATAAACTGATAGATCAAGATGgtaatttattttctgtttgatCAAGATAATCCACCAAGAATTTTTTTATggagagcttcagtttaaaagcAGACACAGAATTTCACACGGCTTACCTTTATCCTGCAGGAGCACGCCATTGAGGGGCTTGCTCTCCGTCAGCCCATCCTCTGACTCACACGGTTCACCTTTAACTTGTAAAGTCGAACGCTGAGTCGCATCCAGCGACAGCCCCGATCCTAAACCACCATCACTGTCATCGCTTTCATCACTGGAGTAGAAGAACGTGCATGCTATCAGCTCTCTTCAAGTGGAGGCCGTGATTGATCAACACAATAATAAGAACTACTACCAACCACTGCTTTAATTTCAGTCACCACCATGCAGGATGATCGTCTCACAACCCAACAAATGTACCTGGTTATATCTCTGTTGAAGAGGGAGGCCGTTTGTCGCAGGAAGGTGTCGAGCCTCAGAGATCGCTCCAAGCGCTGGAGGTACAGGGGTTTGGCCAGACACGAGCTCCCTGAGGTGCCAACCTCCAGGCGACCACTCTGTCCTGACGCCATATGGGTCTAAAACCTCTACCCCAGCGGGCAGGTGCTTTCACTGTACAGAAACAGTAAGCAGTAAATGTACCAAAATGAAACATAAGATCCATTTAACaccactttaaaaatgcaattcATAATTTACACATTTTTTCACTTAAATAATAAACTTATGATAAACAAAGTAAAGATGCCTTTTATCCATGTGATGCCACTCTCAAGAAGAAAGTACAgaaatattgatttttatttttttcaatacacCCACCTTTTCAAAACAACTTGCCATTGTTCCTTGTTCCAAGGCTCATAAAACACTACACCCCAAgaccttcaaaaagaaaaaaacaaaacctcagtCAGGAGCAGGTACTTTCTGGAGTAAAATAAAGTATGATAGGAGCATTTTTATCAAAATTATTCAATTTTTTAGCTGTTCTGGACATCTATATCACATTTGTAACAATGTTTTGAggctttactttttaaaatattgaagtcaacaataacaataaagaaAAGGCAGAATTTTTCCAGTGATCTCACTACTAGTGTGATGAAACAATGTGCATTTTCTGTGTCTTAAACTGTGTTAGGGACACCCAAGTATATATGTTTCATCATATCTCATGTTTATCTTGCTAGCCATTAAATTTGTGTCCTCAGTGTAGTGGTTGTCAGCTGCAGAAGTCAATATTTCCATATGAATTTGCTGGGAGACAAATATTTTGGTTCAGCACAGGTGGGAACACCACACCAGTGTTgggcttttaaaaataaattctgaaaacaaatgtacttGTGTAACTCAACTCctttaataaaaacatcacaGTATGCACATATAAGTGGTTTTCACGCCATACATTTCAAGTTCAGTCACTGTAAGTGTTCACCAAAGACTGAGTATATCCAgtacagcaaaaacaaatctcAGAACTGAATTTGAATTGCTTGCATCTTCAATAAGAATCTTAAATGTGGGGATTGTTGCTGCTCCTCGTATTTCCTCAATTAAACCACACCAACTCCATACACAATTTACAACTTGTAAGTTGTaaattgtgatgttttttgtgtgtgtgcattactTAAGCGTGTTCTTTGCTATTTGTATTTCTCTTCTTCTGTGTACTTTTTGCTGCTGTAAATTTCCCCTTGCAGGATTCATATTTTATCTTATCTCATGAACATTCTTGAGTTTCTTGCAGCACTAAGAAACCATATTAGAAccaaaaatattcaatttaCTTTTCAATCCCATGCCACTGTATTATAACTGTGTGAATCTGACTTTTACTGTTGGGTTTTTGTAACAACGTTTGTCATTTTTTCCAGGGTGTGCAATCTTGAAAAGTGGATTCCAACAGTTGTAACAGGGTGAAAGTTGGTTTCAAGGGGGGCTTGTGAATATTTGTGCTTATGAAAACCTTTTTAAATATGCGAAAATGTGTATAATTTTAATTTCCGGATTTCATGGCACAACCCGTAAGACCTACACAGTAAATGGTTTTACATCTTGAAACATTGAGCTCGTGTTATTACCAGCAATTACATCCATCGGTGACTCCGAAATAAGTAACTG encodes the following:
- the ino80 gene encoding chromatin-remodeling ATPase INO80 isoform X1, which translates into the protein MASGQSGRLEVGTSGSSCLAKPLYLQRLERSLRLDTFLRQTASLFNRDITSDESDDSDGGLGSGLSLDATQRSTLQVKGEPCESEDGLTESKPLNGVLLQDKEQKPDKTGLYNFSKLKKNRKWLKSILLSDNTTDSDTDSDDSDFSLSREELHDMLRLHRYTRQHQGKFHTDRELQQYQFYSTGLLSTQDLYYEQQRHLLGPKKKKIKDDKKFKAKLKKVKKKKKRDEGEFLDEGQPYVTKIFAKFSHDAPMPIVKKKHLTIEQLNARRRKVWLTIAKKEIPKTFKQKTSAKNLVLTNAKKLAHQCMREVRRAAIQAQKNCKETLPRARRLTKEMMLYWKKYDKVEKEHRKRAEKEALEQRKLDEEMKEAKRQQRKLNFLITQTELYAHFMSGKAAVSGAGGDEAQEEILKKLEDNAAQRQIDIGGGVMVNMGQEDYNSDYYKSQALRNAKEAFRIHQERTRMFDEEAKDSRSASQHDAGTSSLGAGSGFGESYSLSNPSIQAGEDIPQPTIFNGKLKGYQLKGMNWLANLYEQGINGILADEMGLGKTVQSIALLAHLAERDNIWGPFLIISPASTLNNWHQEFTRFVPKFKVLPYWGNPHDRKVIRKFWSQKTLYTQNAPFHVVITSYQLVVQDVKYFQRVKWQYMVLDEAQALKSSTSVRWKILLQFQCRNRLLLTGTPIQNTMAELWALLHFIMPTLFDSHEEFNEWFSKDIESHAENKSAIDENQLSRLHMILKPFMLRRIKKDVENELSDKIEILTYCQLTTRQRLLYQALRNKISIEDLLQSSMGTAQQAHNTTSSLMNLVMQFRKVCNHPDLFERQDTRSPFYMTLKPYALSKFLYRNGLLHSHNQAKKKLLQVLLSPFSPHHIQQSLFHRKEEDKGSCFSFLRFIDVSPTEMSNLMLQGNLVRWLALYLSLKSAYRLHCRRLFEEGDQLEEMGQQGASQPLTKCLTSTDLIVWLDRPTAFPNIHTGPVLQDLVFTALRPGMVGHRDVLIHSRRSATSVLRPCQPTLPPKFLLSVTPRVIANPIEQYCDDRSAEYEWQVTRNGGGTVFKQTFLFGSPDLASDWLSRANAFRPPSPGGVMALYPRHGWSYIRIPDKESLITESGKLHTLDILLSRLKAQGHRVLIYSQMTRMIDLLEEYMVYRKHTYMRLDGSSKISERRDMVADFQSRTDIFVFLLSTRAGGLGINLTAADTVIFYDSDWNPTVDQQAMDRAHRLGQTKQVTVYRLICQGSIEERILQRAKEKSEIQRVVISGGNFKPDTLKPKEVVSLLLDDDELEKKLRQRQEEKRQQEESSKVKERKRKREKYAEKKKNEEFEIKRRKDLVIPHAPSADNSNLSADGEDSFISVEMDSAMPSPFSEISLSSELQPGSLPPDADADESSSDMLVIVDDPVSSAHQTRATNSPSSVSGSISDNMNGVSASDTTSPGRGRSGRNRGRPKGSGGVSKTKGRGRKSTAGSAAAMAGAMAGAAAASAAAYAAYGYSVSKAGMSASSPGLQPSLGRSSTGPAFNPSRSSSPQAKGSTPSPHKQVTYHTQGAARKGKGAAQ